The Lathyrus oleraceus cultivar Zhongwan6 chromosome 5, CAAS_Psat_ZW6_1.0, whole genome shotgun sequence genome includes the window GCTCCATGAGCATATCAACCCCATTGTCTTGCAGCAGGCGTCCAACTATCTTGTTGGGTGAACTTATGTCGCGCCGCTCATTCTATGGTCATGACTTAGAAATGTAAGTTGCGGTAAGTGTAGGCATCTTAATACTCTCCCCTGATTGGcttccatttattttattttcaggcTCGGGATTAGACATACCTTTTGTATCAGTGTGACTTTCTGTAGATTATGCTTAACTGATGTAATGATGATATTTAACTCCATGGTCGTCTTAGCTGCTATGATGCATTTGATTCAGCCTTATTGGCTTTGCCTTTTGGACCGGTGCGTCAACCATATTCTGATGTTTGCTGTTGTTGGGCATTTGCAGGTTACCTGCTGAGTTTTTGAAGGATTATTGATGCAATTGTCTTGCCGCCCCAAATTTTATCATGTTTATCGACATCAGCGTTATGGAACTGAATCATCTGTCTTGGAGTTGTTAACCATCATGTCATCAAAGGACCATCATGTTGCAAAGGTCTGCAACATGGCCTGCTGTAGGAGAAATACTCTGAACTTGCGTCTGCAGCCGTTTTTTGGGTGTGACGGCAAGTCGTTGCTGTTTTGCCATTCTGCAGCTTGTGGCATTTATTTTCAAATTGTTTTGCTTACTCTCTTTTTCATGTAAAGTTGTTATCTTAAGTAGGTAAAATGAATAACGGTTTGGGTTGTTTGTTGGATTGTCTTGTTTGTAAATGAAACCCTGTTGTAAATTAATTTATGTCCTACTTAAAACAAACAGTTTGGATTTGAGCCCTTGTAAAAAAAACTATCTATGTTATGAAAAATGATTGACATTTGGATTGTAATAGCTTATGAACTAATCATGAAAGCTTCTTGTTGGTACTTATGAACCTCTTATGGTTTTGATAAATTGGACATTTGAAAACCTTGGGGGGTTATTTGACAGGCTCTGGTATTGTTTGCAAACTTATGAGAGCATCCAAGCATGTTTAAGTGGCCAATCTTGAATTTGAAGAAACATGTACATAACTTgtataaaaaagaaaaaaataaataaaatggaatgATCTTTATGATAATGAGAAAAATGTGGTGAATGTAAAAAAAAGTACTTTTTATGGCCTTCTTTCATTTTGCACATGATAAAAATGTGGTGTAAAATACAATGATAAATGGAATGATTCTAAAAATATGAAAAAATCAATTCTATATTAATGTGAAATGTGATGAGTTATTCTAAATGGAGACGAAATGCAAATATGGTTAATGCTAAGATAATAATAAAAAATGctcggacaaaattggggtatgacaaataccatgaaagaggggagacttacaatctctctaactagaatgctatgccttttttgtgtcacaaatttagcgctatgttaaacaatcgtaattgaacttatgtagaagtcacaactatttgaggtcgggcaatagaattttggtgttaatgcatgttagagacatagtatgatgaactatgctcatgaaacataccacacacaaaaagaatatgcaaagtgggggacataatctcatccatacttatgttgattttgcaatcaactagccttaggatatagagatattataggtccatggCATGAATGCACaaaagaaggggaatgagatgaagatggaggggaaatggatcaaactcaaattggataaaggaggacttttaccaagttaagatcatttattcattttgggagatggaatgtacattccatcaacccttaaatccaatgatcttaacctaacaaagtcaaatcaaccttgaccaaggcccaacaacacaagtcaaacttacaaagtcaattaaaatggctctacacaattaatttgacatttaaacaattaaaaatattaaaaataatgtattaaattaaatatggttggacaatttcctaaaaccttatcaaaacaccaaagaaatgaccatgagatttatcataggtcaaacaaggtcaaaggatcttggagaaaatttttcagaatttttggaaacttaaaaatatttttaaacaattaaaaataatcacaaaatcaattaaatcatgaaaaatattaataatgatccaaaaaatgattttaattcataaaatgaaagaggattttattaaattttttttagtgaaactctcatattttttggatcaatattaaaattaatatgaattaatgaaaatcaaagaaataaaaataaaaattagataattaaaaaacgtggaccacttgatctccctcattaattgaggtggcagatcaagtggtgaagagcgcgcgttccatgatgcgcttgagtcaaacgtccacacgcctggtaatcacaatgtacgctcctgattaaaacatttcaaactcatATAATGGCTCTGAACGCTTCCagcgcatcgccggagccaaaggccagtcatcttctccgatgaccttggccggactggtttaatcatcaccacatcataaTTGAAAAAAGAGGATATGATTTTGAAGATAAAATGGCGTAaatcacgaatatcacctcaattttaactaactccaaatatatagagagatacgtggagttgaattttgaggtgtgtcaactaagttgcttcaatttgacctcaaagcaactcaatcttcttggctacattggtaagacttcagacaaccaaggatccaagagaattgatgagtattaagagagaattgaagagaagaaaaatctggaaaattaccttcaatgctgtgcagaaatggatctctcttgcttcaattcgtgcttgatcttgcttatggagcttgtggaagtggcttaagaacaatgcaaagctttggatcctggagtttttgaatctccaaatagtgagattcaaactcaaatttcaaatgaaatttctcagATTTTCCTTTGACTTGAGAGGGTTTGGAAGATTGGGGGCAAAactggcgcgcaaggtcctttgaattgatgcaggggacctctatttatagccatgagaagtgttatttgcacacttgaaaaattctccaaatttggtaatgcaatgcacatgcttgcatgggcatgtgcaggcccatgaagcaatccatttaggtccaaaatcaactgaaatgaggtatgcatgaagcttgaatggcaaggcaaagttgtTTGAACATTTGAAGCTTTGATTTTGCCAACTGATATAGGTCTGTTTACACCATGCACAGACCTATCAAACttagtccaaaatgaatgaattatgactctttggaaagcttagatcaagaggaacaactcttatgttgaacacatttccatttagaacttgtatcatgatgcattttgaggtggaagtttggaaatttcaacatgttaaaatattttctatgtgtcaagtcacatattcaattattccaccttgcttaactttttatgtgagctccaaataAGAAAAATGTCattatcaaagttgtatctctttccaagaccttcaaaatggtgaccaatttggcatcatttggatCTAGAATaagtgagttatgcatttttgaagttgaggaaaatcacttattcaatggtattggtccaaaatgacctataatgtatcctcacatcacatgctcataaaagttgatttagatcttactacaaacataaaagttgaagtagacaccttgaatttgattttgcaacttggaaatctttcatctcataaatattgagcaagttatgaccttgggaagttgactttcaaattagggtttaaacaaaatgacctataatgtttcaacatagaaaatgacttttcaagcaaaagtagctctatacttaaacattaaagttgtttggaatgtcatttagagtaacttttatcttggaatcattttcatatgatgaaaattgtaggagatatggtctagggagacccagtcTTGATGAGATGAATCcatctggtcaaccaccatcaaccaacttgctaacttgcaatactcttgactttttaggcttatggtagatcatatatgcataagatgattaattttgaagtgtcccttgataaatttgatcaattgaggaagaaacttgttgaagaagttactcaagatacctaggtgaactagggtttccaaggcaaaccaactccaaactcttgaagaatgcttgatcaaaataacatgtagagatcattgggattaatatatgatgcttagagctcttgtggatcattccttggttgtgctcttagcaatgagagtcttaaaccctagatgtgaacttgatagatcaaggtgatcatgcccttcctacaaaagatTTAGGCAAATGCAgagacatatttttggtattttagttagtaaatgataaaataacaagtatgatataatcaaatggtgcttggtgatctctcccaaaacaaacccaatgaaagaggggtaaggagaatgccaaggtatgatcccaatgctaatgcatatgatgagattgcatgagggatcttagggtcaaaattggggtcttacagggcCTCTCGGTGGGCATCATTGTATTGGTTAAAACGTACATGTGTTTAAGTTCCTCCTACAAAGGCAGGGGGAGTCAGAGGCCTTCGTAGTTGTATAACAATTTAGGGTGGTTAGGGCTTTCCCACGACGGCGAGAAGCCCTGTATGATTGTGTTTTACGATGGTTTTAGGAGTCTTGGTCACGTAAGGTGAGAGACTCTGTAGATGAATGATATGCTTGTTCTAAGTGTGTGAGAGGTGTGATCAATATAAGTTATGTTATGTTCTGTCCTCCTTTGAGAGAGGTATATTTATAGAGGCCTTTTGAGCCTATTGAGCACCTATCTTTTTAGAGTGATGATGGACTATCACTCTCTTGGCTAACGAATTTACACATGTCATCAGTGCCCATAGCGAGTCTTTAAGTCACCGCCTAGGCGATATCGTTCTTGGACGAGGGCGCCCTAGTATAGGACGCTCACAAATGTAGCATTACACATACATAAGCTATGAAATTGCTCCTTCAACAACAATCAATTTTATATACTCTTTCCTTGAACTTTCTCCCAAAGCTCTTTGGCTGACGACATACCAAAACATGCATAAGAATAATCTTAGCCAAAGGCGTGCAGATTGTACTTGAAGCTCTCAAATCTAGTTCCTCCCACTTCTCGTTGTCCATATAGAAAATATTTCCTTTCAACACCTTATATAAACATCTTTGAATTGAATTTTCCACAAATCAAAATTGATTCTTCCATCAAATTTCTCTAAGTCAATCTTCACTGCACTTGAAAAATTTGACTTTCCCTACAACAAAATCAAATTTTCTCAATCAACACattatatatatacatatatatatatatatatatatatatatatatatatatatatatatatatatatatatatatatatatatatatatatatatatataaaagtttTAAAGATTAACGATAATGTATTATGGGAATAAAATAGTTGACACCATCATTTAATATAATTTTACCATTTAATTATAtcatattaatattttaaaaattaaaatataatttaaagaaatatatatcttataaaaatattttacttgatatattttttttctgTCTAAGTCTTGTAATAAAAAATGAAGTGGTCAAATAAAATGCTGAGTATGCATGTGTGTCACTATCAATATTGCTTCCTATTTCTTTGATTTTTTTAGTTTTGAAAGGATACTTATATATTTCTTCATTTATTTGGTTTATattactaaataaataaattagaaggaaaaaaaaaagatgaaaatCCAACGATGAGAAAATGGGGGAAACCCCGTTCAATCAACTGGTGGCGCTGCTCATTCCACCTAAACCCTATTCCAATGCTCTTCAACCTAAACCCCATTTCAACCACCACAACCGCCACCTTAACCGTCGCCGACATTGAGCATGATCTTCCCTCACTCTCTTCCTGATCATGCTAATGCCCTCTCTGCGATCCACTCGCAGATTCTGCAACAATTTCTCTTCCTCTTCCACCCTCAATTTCAAAACGCTTAAACCCTTACAACCACCAGTTCTCGATAATCTCAAATCTGAGTGGGACCCACACAAACTCTTCCATCTCTTCGGAGCCAATGCCACCAACCGCCTCCTCATCGAAAACCGCTTCGCTTTCTACGACACCGTCTCCAGGCTCGCCGGTGCTAAACGCTTCGACTACATCGAGCAATTACTCGAACAACAGAAAACCCTACCGCAATCTCGCCGTGAAGGTTTCGTCGTGAGAATTATCACCTTGTATGGGAAGGCTGGTATGATTAAACACGCTCTTGATACTTTTTATCAAATGCATAGTTTTAAATGTTGTAGAACTGTTAAATCTTTCAATGCTGCTCTTAATGTTTTGGCTTCGAGTCGGAATTTCGACGAGGTTGTGAAGTTTTTAGATGAGGTTCCTTCTAGGTTTGATATTAAGTTAGATGTTTATTCTGTTAACATTGCTGTTAAGGCTTTTTGTGAAGTGGAAAAGCTTCAAGAGGCTTATTTATTTATGTTGGATTGTGAGAATAATAAAGGTGTTAAGCCGGATGTTGTTACTTATACTACTCTTATCTCTGCGTTTTATGAGGTTAAGAGGTGGGAAGTTGGTAATGGGCTGTGGAACCGAATGGTGTTGAAGGGTTGTATGCCGAATCTTCATACTTTTAATGTTCGGATTCAGTTTTTAATTACTGTTAGGCGGGCTTGGGATGCTAATGCTCTGATGGGTTTGATGCAGAGAGTTGGGGTTACGCCGGATGAGGTTACATTAGTTTTGGTTATCAAGGGTTTTTTTCTGGCTGGTTATCCTGAGATGGCGATGAGGGTTTTTTCGACGTTGAACAGGAAGGGTTATAAGACTAGTGCTAATACTTACCAGACGATGATTCATTATTTGTGTAAGAGAGAGGATTTTGTTCAGGCATACAAGATGTGCGAAGATAGTATGCGGAAAAATTGGTTTCCGAATGTAGGTACTATCTTTATGCTGCTGGAAGGCTTAAAGAGATTTGGGGAGATTGATAAAGCGAAGGAGATTGTTGCGTTGGCTGAGAGCAGAAAGCCTCCCTTCTATTCCAGTTATTTGGCTTCAATGCAGTCCTTATTGTCAGGGCAGTAAAGTTAGTGGAATAGGGAAATTAATTGAGTTTATTTAGTGGGGCAGCAGCTCTGATGGATCTGATATTCTTTGTATTCCATTCATTTGTACATCTTGAAAATTTATGTAACAAGCCTGAAAATTTGATGGCATCTCATTTATACAAGCTGTCAAACATCTGGTTTTTTCCACTCGTTAGCTCATTGTACCTCCCTGAATAGTATTTCGGCTAAGATGGTATTTCAGAAGGAAAATACTACCGGATAAACTCTTGTAAGTTGTCAAATACTCTTCCTTTCAACATTCTTTCCCTCTGCCACACACACATTCCGTTTTTCTTATATTACTTACATTATAGAGAAATTCTGCATGGGTATGAAGGTTCTACATGCTATTCTGTTCCATGTCTTTCATTTAAAATTAATATTTCTGTCCCTTGATTTATTTGTGAATCTTTTTATTTGATTAATAGTAATAAATCAAATATTCATTACATTTGCAATGACTGAAATTTTTTGGGTGGTTTTCTGGTGTTCAAGGCGGCACTTTTATATTTTGCAAAATTAAGTATTGTGTTTTAGAGAAAATTAATATTTTCATGTATGAATGCTTGAATAAATGTCATTATATAAATGCCAATGTAGTCATAGTTGTTTGTTTTAAGACACTTATGATATACTAAATGATTTCGGAATCATGGTGGAAAATACAATACACATTTTTAATAAGTAAAGTTTGTTTATTTTGGTTATTAGCGTTCATATATAAACCTGGGTAAcattttgttattcaattttTTAGGATATTCATGCTGGTTTAGTGTTCTTTAATATTGTTCTGGTGATATGCTGTGGATTGACTTTTAGCTTCAATACTGCTTCGTTCTGAATAATTAAACGTCTAAATTAGTTGTTGGATGATGTATAGATTTAAGGATTGGTGTTTTAAAGCTTGGTAGAATGTGAAGTTAAATTAAACTTGGAAAAGGAAAAGCGTCAACTGGAAATTTCTTGAAGTATTTTGATTTGCAATTTGGGTCTTGTGTAGTGGAGAGCAGATGTCTTGATGTACAATGCGCACCCATTTCAGATTTTGAGGATGTCCGAAGGGCTTCTTTCAGCACTATATAAATTATGCATGTGGTTCAAGGAAGTACTTATGAAGAGAattagttttatttttatttttatttacaGAGATGGGTATCTGCTATTGGACACAGATCTTATTTTCATACGTGTGGGATTGAAGCTGGACAGTAGCTAAATGTCTACCTGTATTGGAGAAGTTGCATCAGCCTTTTGCTTTTAAAAGTGCAAACTATTGTGAAGGGTGTACGAGGGAGTAGGGACAAAGGAACAAGAAAGGAGAGCATTATTGCATTGGAAGGCAAAATTTAGCGCAAATTCTGTGATTATGCATAGCCACGAAACGTTCAGGACATGATCATGGTGACATTGCTGTTCCACATGGATATGATGTGTTGACTTTCCCATGATTGTTTCCACTGTCCTCGGCTAACAGCGCGGACAATAATTGTGCAGATAAAGAGCATGTACAAAAAGAGTAAAAGCTACACAGCTAGAAAAAAATTACCAGAATTTTGATAGAATACGAGGTTGGTGAGAATACCAGGGGTAATAGAGTGGTAAGCAACATACCTATTACTTCGTGTTGGCAAAAAGATTCCTAAggttttttgtttttgtttttctaTCATTCTTTTCCATAGAAGAAACATGGGAAGCTTGATTCCTCTATGAAAAGCCATGAAAGCATACAAAATGATTCTAAGAATATTTGTCTTTCTCAAGATAATATGAAGACATGAAAGCATACAAAGTTGAACATTGATTGCTTATCCATAATTAATCTCTTATTTTTTCACCATGATCTAACCTTGTGGTTTTGGTTTAGTAAGTCCTTTGAGATTTTAAAAAGTTTCATTATTGAGTCGGTTTTATGTATTGGATTCAAGATTTATTTTGGCCCTTCACAAATTTTCCGCAATCCAATTTAGTCACCGAGAAATATCTAAATAAATCCCTTGCTTTTATTATACAGATGGTGACATTTTTATACAGAGGACAAATTAGCAACATCAGCCTCACTAGTGGTGTTAAAGATTCTGAATACATAAACTTGAAATTCAACCTGCAAAATCATAAACAAACCAGTTTCCATCAATTTCGGCAACAGTCCAAACAAAATCAATAATTATTGTGTTAATAATTAGAAATTGCTTTTTAGGAAGTAGTAATTAGTACAACAATTAATAGTTGTAGTTGACCTGACCGCATAAGTAACTCATAGAATATCTTTTGTATTTTAATAACAAATCTCTTACATAATTTTCTTATCAATGTCTCCTAATCTTTTTGCATGTAGTTTGAGAATTGCATCATATTCTTTATGGTATCCGTAAACCTAAATTGATACTCAAGTTTTTTCTCCTCATTTAGTTTTCTGTCGATCTCAATAGAAGTAACATGGACAAAAATGATTAATGATGGAGAAAATACAAATAAGCACACAACTGATGGTAACAAAGGGAAGAAGCATATTCCTCTCAACATGCCACCGTTGTACTATTTGCATCCTTCTGATCATCCAGACATGAATAATTGTATAGTAATTTTGGAAGGTGACAATTACCAAAAATGGAAAATCATTATGTGTAATGTATTTCGTGCAAAGCGAAAGTTGAGATTCTTGGACATGACGTGACAGAACCAACGGCTCATGCATGCGAGATTGAGGATTGGTGGTGTGTCAATTCCATGCTTGTAGCATGGATTATTCAATCCATCGATTCATATCTTCGTTCTACCATTATCGATTATGCTACAGTAAAGCAGTTGTCGGAAAATCTATATCAGTGGTTATCCATTGATAATATACCACATATTCTTCAACTGCGATTTGAATTGACACCTTTAGATCAAAATGGTCAGAAGTATTGATGGTCATTCTTTAACAAATGATCAATGGAACACCATCTTACATATGTTTAAACAATAAACCTTCCTTCAATGAAAAATTGACAGTTAAGTCTTTCTCTGCTTGGATATTGGATACAAATACCTTATATCATATGGCTGAAGATAAACACTTTCTTATTGGTCTCTGGGATATTTTTCCTTCTCCTATTATAATGTCTAATGGGGTATGTTGTCCGAGAAGAGACTTCAACTCTTGGTGAAAATTGGATTATTCAACATGTTTTATATGTTCCTAAATTAAATCACAATTTGATCTCTTTCTcataattgatcaaatatttaatTTGTGTAGTTACATTAGCCCACAAGATATGTGTGATACATGGACACACTTCGAGAATGGTGATTGGAGAGGTTCGAGAATggtgattggagaggttgaaaAGAAGGACGAGGTCTATTACCTTTGTTCGATGGCACCAACAACTCGATTATGTCGTGCAACCAATGCAAATTCTTATAAAATGTGGCATTGGCGTCTTGGACATTCGTCTTCACAAATAGTTGGTATTTTGTATGATGTTAGTAATAATGATTTTTGTAGAAATAAAGATAAACCATGCAACGTATGCTTTAAAGCAAAACAAACTCGTACTTTATTTCCTACTAGTCATAATAAAGCAAATGATTTATTTGAATTGATGTATGTTGGAAATTCCCCAAtatctatggagaatttcaatcaatcttgatgacCAAGATTGTTATTAACCCACAATAACAATAAAaaagaagaacaatggagaaagaaataaaataaaagatgatgaaggagaagaacaattaaattctgcagagtttctctctcCCCACAAACTGcggaaaacttcttattcactttgcaactgcaaaatactgtgaatacaaaATTATGAATACTTTATCCAcctcattacaaaaataagggttgctccctttatttatagatttaggttaacttggacctcaagtcaaagcccaaaactataaaagcccaaaatagcaaacactactaaaataggcataagtcgaaatcctgtgtgaagcaacatgcttcgacacttcgacacactaatacaactcaacacactaggtggttcgacacttccttgcttctgtcgagcaacctacttcgacacaaggaattacaattcaacacaccacttaattcattgtgtctaagctatctacattcatcatagctcttagtcttctgaacacttcgacctgcactcaCTTCGgcatgatgtctgcaatctgattccCAGTTCTGCATTGTTCCATATTCATCTCCCCATCTGCTACCCGCTCTCGAAGATAATGAAACCTCATTTTGATGTGCTTGCTTCGATcatgtgctatcagattcttcgccagattgatagctggcatgctgtcgatcttcatggtaattgctccatgactcttcgctgttatctcttcgaccagattcaccatccatattgcttgacatgcacaaagagaaaAACTATATATTCTACTTCGCACGATGATAATTCCACTACTAGCTCTattctcgaactccaagcaactggtgcaccacctagcataaacacatagccaaaTGTGGATTTTCGATCCCCGACATCACcacaccaacttgagtcggtgtatcccactaatttgtATTGTTTTCCTTCACCAGTTGTAGGAAACAAAATgtcatagtcgagagttcctttcagataccttagtatcaTCTCTGCTGCTGCTAGATGcgatacctttggcttctgcatgaacctactcaccatacctacactgtatgctaagtcaggccttatgtgacaaaggtatcgaagtgacccaataagtcttctgtATTGAGTTGGGTCGATATCATCTTCATATGAAGCTTTCGACAGTTGTAATttgggctcagctggagtcgaggttgggttgcaatcttacatctcaaatctcttgagatTTTCGcttgcataccttctttgatgcatcatcaaacctctaccactcttgtagaattcgatgccaaggaagtatgaaatgtcacccagatctgacatttcaaattccttgttgagatcacctttgaagtcttcgat containing:
- the LOC127087567 gene encoding pentatricopeptide repeat-containing protein At1g80150, mitochondrial, which encodes MLMPSLRSTRRFCNNFSSSSTLNFKTLKPLQPPVLDNLKSEWDPHKLFHLFGANATNRLLIENRFAFYDTVSRLAGAKRFDYIEQLLEQQKTLPQSRREGFVVRIITLYGKAGMIKHALDTFYQMHSFKCCRTVKSFNAALNVLASSRNFDEVVKFLDEVPSRFDIKLDVYSVNIAVKAFCEVEKLQEAYLFMLDCENNKGVKPDVVTYTTLISAFYEVKRWEVGNGLWNRMVLKGCMPNLHTFNVRIQFLITVRRAWDANALMGLMQRVGVTPDEVTLVLVIKGFFLAGYPEMAMRVFSTLNRKGYKTSANTYQTMIHYLCKREDFVQAYKMCEDSMRKNWFPNVGTIFMLLEGLKRFGEIDKAKEIVALAESRKPPFYSSYLASMQSLLSGQ